TGTTCGGAATGCCGAACAGGTTGAGCGCGGTGCCGCCCTTTTCTGTCTCCCAGATGCCCTCGATCGCGGCGAGCTTGGCGGGCTGGTGCTTGAGCGTGTTGAGCCCGTGCAGGTCGCCGACGAAGGCCTGCAGCGGCGCGAGGATCACCAGCATGCCGAGCGCCATCGAGAACGAGGTTTTGATCGCCGCATCTCGGCGCTGCCGCAGCAGATGCCACGCCGCCGTCGCCGCGACCAGCAAGGCGGTGACGATGAAGGCCGACAAGGTCATGTGCACCAGCCGGTACGGGAACGACGGGTTGAAGATCACCGCCCACCAGTCGGTCGGCACCACGCGGCCGTCGACAATGTCGAAACCGGCCGGTGTCTGCATCCAGCTGTTCGACGCGAGGATCCAGAACGTCGAGATCAGCGTGCCGATCGCGACCATCAGCGTCGCACCGAAGTGCGCGCGCGGGCTGACCTTGTTCCAGCCGAACAGCATGATGCCGAGGAAGCCGGCTTCGAGGAAAAACGCCGTCAGCACCTCGTAGGTCAGCAAGGGCCCGGTGACGCTGCCGGCAAAGTTGGAGAACACGCTCCAGTTGGTACCGAACTGGTAGCTCATCACCACGCCGGAGACGACGCCCATGCCGAAGGCGACCGCGAACACGCGCGACCAGAAGCGGCACAGGTCGAGGTAGACCGGCTTGCCGGTTTTGAGCCACAGCCCTTCGAGCACGGCGATGAAACTCGCCAGCCCGATGCTGATCGCCGGAAACACGATATGGAAGGAAACGGTAAACGCGAACTGGATGCGCGCCAGGTCGACCGCGGTCAGCGTACTCATTCAGTGCTCCCCGTCTGGATTGGAAGAATCGGCGCTGCGCTTCCTGAACAGCGGCACCGGGTCGTCGACGGCGCCCTGGTAACGCACCGTATAGGTGGCAAGCCCCAGCAGCGCGTCGTGGATGTCCTTGCCGGCGCGGACATCGAACGCATCGAAACCGCAGCGATGCATGTAGAACAGCTGGTCGCGCAGCACGTCGCCCACAGCGCGCAGCTCGCCGGTATAGCCGTAGCGGCTGCGCAGCAGGTAGGCGACGCTGTAGCCGCGGCCGTCGCGGAAACTCGGAAAATCGACCGCCAGCAAGGGCAGCGCCACCAGCGCCTCGGCCACGTCGTCGAAGTCGTCGGCCGCGCCGATCCACACGCCGGCGTAGGCCGGCGGCAGCCCGCCGCACGCGCGCCATTGCCGCCACAGCGCCACCGGCACGATGTGCCGCGCATCCACATCGGCCGGCGCACCGGCTTCGAACAGCCGGCAGTCGTCGGCAACGACGTCGGCGCGACCTCCCCGCACCCGGATGATCCGTTTCATGCCGCTTCCTCCTGTGCGTAGACGCGCGTCTTGAACGGCGCGAGCCCGATGCGCCGGAAGGTCTGGCTGAACGGTTCGTCACCGGCCCGGTGCGCT
This window of the Jeongeupia sp. USM3 genome carries:
- a CDS encoding DUF934 domain-containing protein, with product MKRIIRVRGGRADVVADDCRLFEAGAPADVDARHIVPVALWRQWRACGGLPPAYAGVWIGAADDFDDVAEALVALPLLAVDFPSFRDGRGYSVAYLLRSRYGYTGELRAVGDVLRDQLFYMHRCGFDAFDVRAGKDIHDALLGLATYTVRYQGAVDDPVPLFRKRSADSSNPDGEH
- a CDS encoding cytochrome ubiquinol oxidase subunit I, which encodes MSTLTAVDLARIQFAFTVSFHIVFPAISIGLASFIAVLEGLWLKTGKPVYLDLCRFWSRVFAVAFGMGVVSGVVMSYQFGTNWSVFSNFAGSVTGPLLTYEVLTAFFLEAGFLGIMLFGWNKVSPRAHFGATLMVAIGTLISTFWILASNSWMQTPAGFDIVDGRVVPTDWWAVIFNPSFPYRLVHMTLSAFIVTALLVAATAAWHLLRQRRDAAIKTSFSMALGMLVILAPLQAFVGDLHGLNTLKHQPAKLAAIEGIWETEKGGTALNLFGIPNMKEERTDYALAIPHLGSLILTHSWDGEIRGLKEWPPEDRPNSLIVFWSFRIMVGLGLLMIALAGLFLLLRWRGRQFDSRLLQRFALWMGPSGFVALLAGWVTTEVGRQPWVVYGLLRTVDAASPVSYQQVSVSLLIFVIVYFLVFGTGIHYMLKLLRTGPVADEHTPDGEREPIGQTATYSGRRPLSGADDLIDEGERQ